A region of the Polyodon spathula isolate WHYD16114869_AA unplaced genomic scaffold, ASM1765450v1 scaffolds_830, whole genome shotgun sequence genome:
TAAAGATTAGTGGACTGCCAGTTTCTGAGGACCTCTATTACTTGTCTACTCGACTGGTGCCACCCCTAGTTTAACTGATGTAATGGCACTGACCTCTGCTTCAGCAGCGCCACGTCCTCTGCCAGGTTGTCCCTCTCCACGTGGAAGCGGTCCCTCTCCTCCCCCACCTGCTCCAGCTGCCTGCGCAGCTCCCGGAGCTCCTGCTGGAAGAGCGTGCTGGCCCGTCCCGGCTCCTGCTGGCCCCTGAGCTGGGTCAGCTCCCCGGACAGCACGGTGTTCTGCTGCTCCAGGTAGCGCACCTTCTCGATGAAGCTGGCGAAGCGGTCATTCAGCTCCTGCAGCTCCGCCTTCTCGTTGCTGCGGGTCATCATGAACTCCTGGTTCAGGGCTTCGGCCCCCGCGAAGTCCACCTTGTCGTAGCCGAGGCGCAGGGCCGGGGTGCTGCTGCGGGCCCTGTACGAGACGGAGCGGATCGAGGAGGCTGAGGACGGGGATCCCATGAGCCGCCCCCCGGCCGAGAGCCGGGAGGAGGAAACTGGGGTGTAGGAGACCGGGGAGAACACCGGGGGCCCCCCGAAAGTGCGCCGGTaagaggtggaggtggtggaagtCCTGTGGTGGCTCATGATGTCTGTGTTGCTcgtggagagaaagagagactgaAGGATTCAGGATGCTGCTGTTCAGAAGGTTTTATACCCCTGTGTCGGTGCAGCCCTCCACTGTGCAGCCACTCCCATCTTCACAACCTCCCTCCCCCTCCTTGAAAACACTTCTGGGAAAATCTCCAAACTCCCTTCCACATCACTGCATCACCTCAgtcttgctgtctctctctctctctctcacacaggcaCACATCTGCACAgccacacgctgacacacacagacactcaagCAGCTATTAAACGAAAGAGCTTGAAACTGACATTTATTGATATTTCTACCAATATGTGAGCATGAAGTTCTTGATAAAACTTGATAATGAAATTGATCCCTTTGGGAACCCTGTGGAATTCTATAGATATTCATAGAAATGTATTGTCAGTTTTACAGATCTGTAGAAAATGATAGAAGtctagaaataaatacatatttatataagcAGGTGTAATACACAGATACATCTGgattaaaatcacaaaaaagcaTCTCGTTTTTCTAAAG
Encoded here:
- the LOC121309063 gene encoding peripherin-like, with the translated sequence MSHHRTSTTSTSYRRTFGGPPVFSPVSYTPVSSSRLSAGGRLMGSPSSASSIRSVSYRARSSTPALRLGYDKVDFAGAEALNQEFMMTRSNEKAELQELNDRFASFIEKVRYLEQQNTVLSGELTQLRGQQEPGRASTLFQQELRELRRQLEQVGEERDRFHVERDNLAEDVALLKQ